A single window of Nicotiana sylvestris chromosome 5, ASM39365v2, whole genome shotgun sequence DNA harbors:
- the LOC104244163 gene encoding major pollen allergen Lol p 11-like, producing the protein MAKLVALFVVCFLVFASIASAHFMDTFLVVGKVYCDTCRCGFETSASKYLAGSRVRIECKKRDTNDVSYTIEGVTNSKGEYKILVYSDRGDEVCDVVLIRSSDPMCATPAAGRDRARVVLTRNNGMISNTRFANSIGFLSDEPLASCNQILQQYQLTEDQI; encoded by the exons ATGGCAAAGTTGGTAGCTTTGTTTGTTGTTTGCTTTTTAGTCTTTGCTTCTATTGCTAGTGCACATTTTATGGACACTTTCCTTGTAGTTGGCAAAGTTTACTGTGACACTTGCCGTTGTGGCTTTGAGACCTCTGCCTCCAAGTATCTCGCCG GGTCTAGGGTTAGAATTGAGTGCAAGAAGAGGGACACCAACGATGTATCATACACCATTGAAGGTGTAACCAACTCCAAAGGAGAATACAAGATCCTTGTGTACAGTGACCGCGGTGATGAAGTCTGCGACGTGGTTCTCATCAGGAGCTCCGATCCAATGTGTGCAACTCCAGCTGCTGGCCGTGATCGTGCTCGTGTCGTCCTCACTCGTAACaatggcatgatttctaacactcGTTTTGCTAACTCCATTGGGTTCCTTTCCGATGAGCCTCTTGCTAGCTGCAACCAGATTCTTCAGCAGTACCAGTTGACAGAGGACCAAATTTGA
- the LOC104244164 gene encoding probable trehalose-phosphate phosphatase J isoform X1: MTKQNVVDSDAKAGVNTATFTAAVQKPPPAPGSCINISRKTLVEINSGPRINNNWVDSMRASSPTHHKYTSLSEDNTSWMVHHPSALNMFEQIIGASKGKKMVMFLDYDGTLSPIVDDPDQAFMSDAMRGTVRKLARYFPTAIVSGRCRDKVYSFVQLAELYYAGSHGMDIEGPSKGSKYKKEAQAVLFQPASDFLPMIDEVYKELLDKTKCIEGVRVENNKFCVSVHFRCVDEKEWGELAQHVRSVLKEYPKLRLSQGRKVLEIRPIIKWDKGKALEFLLDSLGYANCTNVFPVYIGDDRTDEDAFKVLRERGQGFGILVSKTPKDTYASYSLQEPSEVMIFLRRLVEWKKLCLRRQSKIQKQIEEIKASLKN, translated from the exons ATGACTAAACAGAATGTGGTGGATTCGGATGCTAAAGCGGGTGTCAACACCGCCACGTTCACGGCGGCAGTGCAGAAGCCACCACCGGCGCCGGGAAGTTGCATCAACATTTCAAGAAAGACGCTAGTTGAAATAAATAGTGGTCCAAGAATCAACAATAATTGGGTTGATTCAATGAGAGCTTCATCTCCAACTCATCACAAGTACACTTCTCTTTCTGAAGACAATACTTCTTGGATG GTGCACCATCCATCAGCACTGAACATGTTTGAGCAGATAATCGGTGCTTCTAAAGGAAAGAAAATGGTGATGTTTTTAGACTATGATGGCACCCTTTCCCCCATTGTTGATGACCCTGATCAAGCTTTCATGTCCGATGCT ATGAGAGGAACAGTGAGAAAGCTTGCTAGATATTTCCCTACTGCTATAGTTAGTGGGAGGTGTAGAGACAAG GTATATAGTTTTGTACAATTGGCAGAGTTGTACTATGCTGGAAGCCATGGCATGGATATAGAAGGTCCTTCAAAAGGTTCCAAATACAAGAAA GAAGCTCAAGCTGTTCTTTTCCAACCAGCAAGTGATTTTCTCCCCATGATTGATGAG GTTTACAAAGAATTGTTGGATAAAACAAAGTGTATTGAAGGTGTTAGAGTGGAGAATAACAAGTTTTGTGTCTCTGTCCATTTCCGCTGTGTTGATGAAAAG GAATGGGGTGAACTAGCACAACATGTAAGGTCAGTGCTAAAAGAATATCCCAAGCTTCGATTAAGCCAAGGGAGAAAAGTATTAGAGATTCGTCCAATTATTAAATGGGACAAAGGAAAAGCTCTTGAATTTTTGCTTGACTCCCTTG GGTACGCTAATTGTACTAATGTCTTTCCTGTATATATTGGAGATGATCGAACTGATGAAGATGCTTTCAAG GTATTAAGAGAAAGAGGGCAAGGTTTTGGCATTCTTGTCTCCAAAACTCCAAAAGACACATACGCATCCTATTCTTTACAAGAACCATCCGAG GTTATGATTTTTCTACGACGGTTAGTAGAGTGGAAAAAGTTGTGTTTAAGGAGACAATCTAAGATTCAAAAACAAATTGAGGAGATAAAAGCATCTCTAAAGAACTAA
- the LOC104244164 gene encoding probable trehalose-phosphate phosphatase J isoform X2, translated as MEVVKMTKQNVVDSDAKAGVNTATFTAAVQKPPPAPGSCINISRKTLVEINSGPRINNNWVDSMRASSPTHHKYTSLSEDNTSWMVHHPSALNMFEQIIGASKGKKMVMFLDYDGTLSPIVDDPDQAFMSDAMRGTVRKLARYFPTAIVSGRCRDKVYSFVQLAELYYAGSHGMDIEGPSKGSKYKKEAQAVLFQPASDFLPMIDEVYKELLDKTKCIEGVRVENNKFCVSVHFRCVDEKEWGELAQHVRSVLKEYPKLRLSQGRKVLEIRPIIKWDKGKALEFLLDSLGYANCTNVFPVYIGDDRTDEDAFKVLRERGQGFGILVSKTPKDTYASYSLQEPSEVMIFLRRLVEWKKLCLRRQSKIQKQIEEIKASLKN; from the exons ATGGAA GTAGTTAAAATGACTAAACAGAATGTGGTGGATTCGGATGCTAAAGCGGGTGTCAACACCGCCACGTTCACGGCGGCAGTGCAGAAGCCACCACCGGCGCCGGGAAGTTGCATCAACATTTCAAGAAAGACGCTAGTTGAAATAAATAGTGGTCCAAGAATCAACAATAATTGGGTTGATTCAATGAGAGCTTCATCTCCAACTCATCACAAGTACACTTCTCTTTCTGAAGACAATACTTCTTGGATG GTGCACCATCCATCAGCACTGAACATGTTTGAGCAGATAATCGGTGCTTCTAAAGGAAAGAAAATGGTGATGTTTTTAGACTATGATGGCACCCTTTCCCCCATTGTTGATGACCCTGATCAAGCTTTCATGTCCGATGCT ATGAGAGGAACAGTGAGAAAGCTTGCTAGATATTTCCCTACTGCTATAGTTAGTGGGAGGTGTAGAGACAAG GTATATAGTTTTGTACAATTGGCAGAGTTGTACTATGCTGGAAGCCATGGCATGGATATAGAAGGTCCTTCAAAAGGTTCCAAATACAAGAAA GAAGCTCAAGCTGTTCTTTTCCAACCAGCAAGTGATTTTCTCCCCATGATTGATGAG GTTTACAAAGAATTGTTGGATAAAACAAAGTGTATTGAAGGTGTTAGAGTGGAGAATAACAAGTTTTGTGTCTCTGTCCATTTCCGCTGTGTTGATGAAAAG GAATGGGGTGAACTAGCACAACATGTAAGGTCAGTGCTAAAAGAATATCCCAAGCTTCGATTAAGCCAAGGGAGAAAAGTATTAGAGATTCGTCCAATTATTAAATGGGACAAAGGAAAAGCTCTTGAATTTTTGCTTGACTCCCTTG GGTACGCTAATTGTACTAATGTCTTTCCTGTATATATTGGAGATGATCGAACTGATGAAGATGCTTTCAAG GTATTAAGAGAAAGAGGGCAAGGTTTTGGCATTCTTGTCTCCAAAACTCCAAAAGACACATACGCATCCTATTCTTTACAAGAACCATCCGAG GTTATGATTTTTCTACGACGGTTAGTAGAGTGGAAAAAGTTGTGTTTAAGGAGACAATCTAAGATTCAAAAACAAATTGAGGAGATAAAAGCATCTCTAAAGAACTAA
- the LOC104244165 gene encoding serine/threonine-protein phosphatase 7 long form homolog has product MSAHPRVVRLLQDTGFYRIIEISWLQLDWLLLTALIDRWRPETHTFHLPIGEATIMLQDVEILYGLPVDGLVVALPQGMRDYMRAQYLETLQRLTSFRPKDEAVLVGASCISLTPIRQYLEAMHDDIAYDTPEVHINQYTRLLLLLMFGGVLFPNTPGNLINLRFLYHLEQLDDLPQYSWGVIVLGYLYRQMCWACMGTQRDVVGFMSLLQVKT; this is encoded by the coding sequence ATGTCAGCTCATCCCCGTGTAGTCAGACTCCTGCAGGATACGGGTTTTTATAGGATCATTGAGATCAGTTGGTTGCAGCTGGATTGGTTGCTGCTCACGGCTTTGATAGACCGGTGGCGACCAGAGACGCACACATTCCATTTGCCCATTGGCGAGGCCACTATCATGCTGCAGGACGTAGAGATCCTTTATGGGCTGCCGGTTGATGGACTTGTTGTTGCTTTGCCGCAAGGCATGAGAGATTATATGAGAGCGCAGTACCTGGAGACTTTGCAACGGCTTACCAGTTTCCGGCCAAAGGATGAGGCTGTATTGGTTGGGGCTAGTTGTATTTCGTTGACGCCCATCCGGCAGTATTTGGAGGCCATGCATGATGACATTGCTTATGATACACCAGAGGTTCATATTAACCAGTACACAAGGTTGTTGTTGCTACTTATGTTTGGAGGCGTATTGTTCCCGAACACTCCAGGAAACCTAATCAACTTGAGATTTCTTTATCATCTTGAGCAGCTAGATGATTTACCTCAATACAGCTGGGGTGTTATTGTTCTTGGTTACTTGTACCGACAGATGTGCTGGGCATGCATGGGCACCCAACGAGACGTTGTAGGATTTATGTCGCTGCTGCAGGTGAAAACATAG